Genomic window (Cuculus canorus isolate bCucCan1 chromosome 15, bCucCan1.pri, whole genome shotgun sequence):
AGCACATCCAGAGTGAGTGCACTCGTGAGATGTTCTTTGGTGAGCACAAGTAACTGGATAAGCCCCACAAAGAATCACTACTTCCATTACAGGATTACAGCCACTGTTGTTCTCAAGGAGGCAGGTAGTGTGAGAAGGAAGGCTGTCTCTCATGTAAGCATTAACCAACTGTGAAGTTAGCACGGAGGAACCCACCTATTGGGAAACTGCTGAACGCATTTATTGGCGACGGCCCTTTCTGTAGCTCAGGAGTAGTGTGGGGCATGACATTCTCAAGGAAAGACTTCATGGTGGGCTGATGGAGTGACTGTTGTTGGGAGGGTGGGGTTTGTTGCTTCATTAACAGGTTTGGGTCGAGCTGACGGGACTGTTGCATCATCTGTTGCTGCATACTAAGAGATCGACccttaaaaaaacagagcagttaCGATATGAATAGGCAAAAGCTTTTCCACACTTAAAGAACGATACTGAAACACATCTTTGGGTTCTGTGCACCTCGGCACAGCAAAACCCCAGCGCTAAGCTGAGTCACTCCTTGGCAAAACCCCATTCACTCTTCAATGCTTTAAAGCAATTTATCACAAGAAATGCAGCCTAGGATGACAAACAAACAGGTTTTAAAGCTAATTTGGGAAGttaataataaatgtatttacctgctgctcctgctgttgACGACCACCAGAAGGCATGCTTCTTTGATTCTGCGCTTTTTGCTGCTGAGCCAACAACCGCTAGGAGACAgtgttttgtggtgttttttttaagaacagtgtAGAGCTGACGTTAAGTCTCTACTTAAGACTTTCAAACAGAACATGGAGCAACTGGCTTTGTGAGCTTACCTGTAACTGGGAGATCTGAGAAAGCTGGTTTAACTGGGACAGTTGATTCAACATGGCTACCTGTTGCGGGCCAAAAAGTGGGCTCAGGCCACCGCTGTTTGGTGCATACTTCAGTAATGATACTGGAACCTGCAAAAAGGATCAAGTATGATGAGTGACTGACAGAAATGTGCAATGAAGAATAACTGTCAGCAATCTAAACAACTTTCCAAAGCAGCATTTGGTAGTTTACACCGGGAATGTTTTATGCACTCAGTTACCTGAGGGGACAGTAATGGAGGAGGCACTTGAGCACGTGGATTAGGCTGAGATGAATTAAGAGGTtgtgctggaggctgctgcaTGCTCCGGGGCTGTGCTGCTATATTACCAACACCAAACATACTGGGATTGCCATTCTGGGGAGAGAAGGGACAGTCAGTGACAAAAAACCTTCTTCTGCCACTTCCCCCACCCCTACACATTAGAAATAGAAGTTAAACACATCAATCACATTGGCAGCAAGGACATTACATCAAAAGGCATTAAATGCTGTCAAGTAAATGCCAAGTAGAGGCAGGAGGCCTTACCTGTCTAACAGAATTCAAGTTTTGCATGCCCAGCCCTGCTAGGGAGCCCAGGGCCTGGTTAGGTAGTGCATTATTTGAAGGGGGAAGCTTCATGTTTTGATTGGACATAAACTGCATGTTTTGGGACTCGTCTGCTACAATGCCATCCTGACGGGACAGACAAACCGATGCGCAACAACCAGCCAGCAAGCAAGCAGAAGGGAGAAACCATTGCCGGGAACAGAAGGGAAGAGTCAGACAGTCCAGCACCAGCAGGAAAtaggcagaaaacaaaagagatcAGGTTAGTTATTGGCACTGCAAATGGGCTACAGAAAGAGCTTAGTACTATATATCACTAAgttaaacagaacaaaatatatCTTATGGATTAACAAGAAAGCCCGAGTTTTCCTCTCCGCTCAACGCAGGAGCCTAAGGAGCACATGGGTAACTACTAAGAGCGCAGAGTCAAAAGTAGTCTGGAAGAGCCCATGGTAAGAGACCTACTGACCTTATCAAAGTAAGGACCGCGATCCATGGAAGACTCTTTGGAAATCTGAGGACGAGAACCAGCGCCTTTGCCAACTACACGATTGTAATCTCCAACACTGAGGCCATGCTTATCCATCTCCATCCGCTTGTCCTGTAACAACCCTATGGAAAGTGGGAGAGTGACTACAACGTGGAAGAATTGTCGCATTTTCCAGACACACCAGGAATGCACTCATGCTCACTAAGGGCTGAACTGACACCGCTCTCAAGCCAGGTATAAAGACAGACATCAGTTCAGCTTTCAGCTCTCTGAGCTTTATGGGAAAGGGAACCTTATGAATCCATGTCCTCAGACTGCCTAAAACTGGGAATCAAAGCGTCAACAGATTTTGCAGCActtcacaaaaatattattctcaattttctcttaaaaacaagaaagcGCAATTGTTTAAACTCTAACTCCTAACTGTGTATGTCACTTTCTACTGTCAGCAGAAATAAGAACTCTGCCTTGGCTTTAAGGCAGCACCTCTATCACATTCCCTGCCCTTGTGAATATCTGAGAGGCCCTTTGATTCGATTCAGTTAAGCAAAAACCtatttagcttaaaaaaacccaacaactcaACCCaaaatttaaagtatttctgtttactgaaagcaaatgttATCTTTTATCCTTAATTCCACAAGGCAAGCTAGAAGAGCAACACAAGCCGTAGTAAAGGAGTTTATTTAACACTTCATTGCATCCAGCGCGAGAGAATTACTTCCCAAGCAGACATTTTAAAGTCAGATTAAACAAACAGGAAGTAATTTGTATATGAGGCTGGCCATTGGTGTTCAAACCTGAAATGtaaagaacaatttctttacaCAACACACTGAGCCCTGAAATGAAAATACCTGATTTTAAACTAGAATGAAAACAGCGcaactacagtaaaaaaaaaatcagtgctacAATTActtttacttaaatattttatcattataATACATTATTGTAATGTTTTTAAGAATGATACAATTTTTGATTTGCCAGAGGAATCATAATCAACGGAATCAAATGAAACTGCTCACAAGCGTAAAAACACACAGGTTCAAAGGTTTCTAAAGTAACTGTTCACTATTGATTTAGTTCCTAGAACTGACCCCGTTTGGAACATGGAACgtttctgtttgtatttagTGAAGGGCTCTGGCGGGCAATCTGGACACTCACACTACAAGAAATCAACCCACCGCACCCCAAACCCAGCTTTCATGTCAGCATAACGCACATCAGCTTAGCGTGACCCGTGGATAACAGCACCACAGTATCCGGGTGACTCGGGCTGTGGTGCTGCCTGTCTGCACAACGGTTTGTTCTCTACAAGCAGATTCCTTTCTTTTAGAGAAACTCATATTTAATTACATATCTCTATAGCTATAAATATTATACatagttttttaaaagtacttcaCAGCACGATATAAACCAAAGAGAGACgagacaggaaagcaaaagaactCAGCCAGGTTTCCCTGTTCTCACCTCCAGACATGTCCATCTTATTGCTCTGTATGGTTTCTTCTGGTGATTCTCTCTGAAGTAATAAAATGAATCATGATTATTTAgtaacaacattttttaaagctaaacaAAAGTTTCACATATACTATTGCAATTCAagcctgcaagaaaaaaagaaacaaatcagatgcgattttaaagcattttctccCTTCAGTTGTTACCCAACTGAAACCAAAACCCGCCTGTAACGTTAAATAAAACGATGCACCAGGTGAATAGCTGGGTGGTGATTATACAAACACCTGCCATCATAAATGGGCTCTTTTTGCAATGAGGGTGGAAAGAGGAGGGAtgggtggcagaggggacatGAAAAGGAGTAGAGACACAAACACGATGACAACAAGGAGTCGGTAACGGAAGCATTTTGATCTCTGTGCATCGTGACCTGCGCTCCATGGAGGCAGGGAGGCCAGGAGAAGGCACATACTTACTGAGAATGTGAGATTTGTGAATTGCTTAATGAACGGATTGATCCATGCTTCATCTTGCTTATTTCCACCTTTCATTATTCCCTTAAAGACAGAAAGGGATTCCTGTGATGCTCAGATGTTTACCGTCTACTAGTCAAATCACACCATAAAACATTATGAATGAAGATTAAAGCTTAATGGTGCTCCCCTGCGCAGTAACCTGCTCTGACTCAGCTGCTGGAAACCGCAACAGTGCACAAATCCTAACTACCTCCTCTGGGAATTGCTCTGGGAAGTGCTCAGAACATCCCcgcttctttttctccttcccatggCCAACTCGCATTCCTATGTTTGCCCCTGACAGCTCATGAGCAAGAATTACCTTTGTgggcatttttttcatgtacgGCGGCCAATTTAAAGACGGGTTAGCTTCTTGTGAAGAACCGCTGTTCCACATTCCAATCTCtacatcctcctcttcctcccagctgGTCTGACGACTGCCTGCCAACGGCATGTCATCTCCACACCAACTGTCTTGCATAGATTTAGGCCCTGgttgtgaagaaaacaaagcaggttAACATTTCAGTGAACACCAAATGCCTGTAACGTACAACTTAGCTTTATGTTTATGTCAAGACATCACAGCTTTAAATTTCTGAGGGCTTTTATAGAGGTACTTCACCTTCCTCAAACACTTTGACTGAAAGACAACGCAGAAAGCACTCACCAGGTTTATTTGAAGCCTGTTGACCAAGAGAAGCGTTTCCCCAGCCAGAGGTGCCTGCTGCATCGCTGATGGGTTCTCCCCAGCTGGTACCAGTATCCATGGGTTTACCCCAGGCAGAAGTTCCATTATCTACAGTAGTGGCTGGAGTAGAAGGCTCTCCCCAACCTTTTTAAAGCAGTATGAGTTACTGGCATGTTTTCAAACAGGATTTAAAAAGCTATCTAAAGAGACTCCTGTGTTTTGCCCTTTCTAAACCCATAACACAACAAAAGTGTATGAGCACACATTTATATTCTGTATGAAGGTAATTATTACCACTGTGAGCcgttctgttaaaaaaatatcaatcaCAAACCCCTCAATTTCATACGTAAAGAATTACATTTTGATAACAGAAACATCTAAGATAATAAGTTCCCAAGAGCAGCTCATTGTAGTTAAGTTACTCCTCTTTGCAGTTGAAAAAGACACAGAGCACAAATACTCGATAAACACAAGCTCATCTGCAAGCACCTATTCACTGTTCCCAAAACTACAAGATCAGAAGGTCTGACCTGGAGTCCATATAAACCCACCACCCTTCATTCTGTCTTGGAGCAGCTCAACATGTTGGTTTTGAGGGGAGGTGGCTTTGGCAACATTAGGTTTTAATTGGCTTAGaatcaaattaagaaaaatacttgcattCTTTAgatattaaatgttttctctgtgttctgaCAGCCCAGAACTAGGAGGAGCTGTCTGGTCCTAATCGCTCAAGCTAACTACGTAAAACTAGAACAGATCTTCCAATCTGTGTAAAAACATCAAACGCCTATGAGCACTGCTGTTACTTTTTATAACTAAACCCAGTATTTCACCTTCCCCTTTCCACTTGGAAATTAAAACGTTACATGAAGCAAGAACAAAAGAACTGGTTTACAATTAGCAGAAATCACAAATTTGCATAAAACCAAGGCTTACCAGAACCCGAACTGCTCTCCTTGCTAGACATGGCACTTGAAGACAGTAGCTGCTGATGTACCTGTGCTTGCTGGTCGGAACTGCTGCTACTGTTTGGGACATTTTTATTCCACATATTCACATTTTTGTAGTTGTATTTGCTTGGATCACCCCAAGCAGAAGTTCCATCATCAATTTCCATTTTACGGCGTATGGATTCTGGGGACGGTTCCTCCCAGCCAGTGGGTTCTTCCTCCTTTGCCGGTGCTGGCATTGGCCCACCCAGCCAGCCCGACCTTGGGGCTTTGTTTGTGGCAGACGGTGCTCCCCAAGAGCCAACATCTTGTTTGTTCCATTCTGGAGAGTTGATTGGCTTTGATGAATCCCCCCAACCTTGAGGTGGATTGGATTTGTGAGGGTCTCCCCAGCCCTGGTTCTGATTAGGCTTCGCAGGCTCATCCCATCCTGACGAATTATTTGGGTTTGTATTATTACCTCCCCAAGTAATAGAATTTGATTTACCTGGCTCATTCCAACCAGATACTGATCTGTCGCTGTCACTGCCTCCTGAACTGGATTTCTTAGCCTCACCCCAATGGTTACTTCTCGAATTTTCACCCCAGCTGTCACTGGCAGAAACTGCCCAACCCTGGCTGGCCTTCTGTCCGTCTCCCCAACCCTGTTTGATCTTCTGTGTGTCATTCCAAgatgatttttcctctttgccacTTCCCCACGATTGATTGCTCTTGACCATTACTGTAGCAGCAGAATCTTCTTCCCACCCCCCTTGGCTGTTTGACCCTTTGGAGTCTCCCCACCTTGTAGCAGACTTTGGATCTCCCCACCCTGATACAGATGAGGTATCATTATTGTTAGGGCTAGGTCTATCCACACACACCCCTGAGCTGGAAGTCTGTGTCACAGAGCCTCCCCAGGCCTCTGTTCCATTGTCAGTTTTCCTTTCACCCCGTGGTGATGTTTCGGTATCCCAGGCAGTGTTCTGTTTGATTGGAGTCTGTCCCCAGCCGGAGTTGGAGAGGACACGTGGATCTAAGTCAGTTCTGTTCACTATACTTTGGAGTAACGCATGCTGGTCAACTTTCCTCCTCTCCCGACTCTGTCCTTCTGTCGTCGCTCTGTCTTCATGGCATCCACCGCTCTCCGAACTGCCCTCGCTGTCCCCTGTACCTGTTTTGGCCCATGCGCTGTTCTGCTCAGTTATCTGTGAAGCAGCAGAACTCTGGCTGTTCAGGTCTTCCTCCTCAGCAGATTTCCATCCGTTTGTAAACTTCCTGCTGTTTACGTTCACACTGTCGTTGGAATGCTGATTACCGGGCAGTTTACTCCACTCCCCATTTGAAATGCTAGTGCCAGTGTTTTGTGTAGGGTTGCCCCATCCTCTTCTATTCCCACCAGCACTCGCACTGTTCCCGCTTCCCCACGGCATATTCTGGGAGCCGACCGTCCCTGCCTCCCACACCCCTCCTCCTTTATTCCCGTTGATTTGAAAGTTAGTGCTGCCAGGCCCGCTAATGCCCGGCTGCATTAGAGTTGCATTCACAGTGTCACCATTAGCTTGGCTGTTTGGGCCTGGACATTTGTCTCCAGAGTAACTGGAACCATAGGCACCCCACGTCGTACCATACGAGCCACTGCTTTTGGCCTCACCGTTGCTAAGGTGAGGAATGGAAGTGCCGTTCGTGACCGGAGAGGCCTGAATCTGAGAATGATTCATTGTGCTCACACGCCAGGCCCCGTGCCCTGTATTATTAGGCAGTTCGTTAATCTGCACCGAACCAGCAGAGTTTGGTAAACTAGAGGTCATGAAGTTAGTAGTGTTATTTGGTCCATTCATCTCAGCGTTAAGGTTTTGAGGTTGCCCACTGAATGAAACCTTCCTGGTACCATTTACTTCTGAATCGCCATTTTCCCGAAGGCTTCCCCAGGAActgtgggcagagctgcccacTTTCGAGTTAATACTCTGGCTGCTGGGTATCTGACCTATGGTACCGCACTGGATACTTGTGCCAGGATTCCCGCTCCCTACGGACCCTTTCAGGGCGTGTCCATTGTTCTCCAATACAGGCCAGGCACCATGGTTGCCATTTGAATTCAAAGTGCTTGGATTTAACCCTCCATTTGATGAAGAGTTTATGGTGCCCCAAGCATTCATTCTATTGTTGCTACTTTCAGATTTGCTGTCAGGAGCATCCACAGAAACTTGACATGTGCTTATGATGGTCCCGTGGGACAAACCCCACGGCCCATTAATACTTCCATTGCCCACATTATTGCTGTTGCTACCAACCACAAACTTATTTTGAGAACCATGTCCAATACCGTTCCGAATGCCATCGCTTTCGCCACCTGTGCTCCCTGAAGCCATTATAACGAGGTTCCTCTCTGACCCAGAGCTCGAGGCAGAGTCAGTGTCCATACATTCTGATGTCAGCTCGGGGTCACTGCCCGTGATTGATGGCCATGCTTCTTTGTCAGAGCCGTCTACAATAACTTTATCCCAGTTTGTGCTGGAGTCGCTATTTGAAGAGACTGGTCCCCAGTGGGAATTTTCATAATGGGATCCTAGACCACTGTGGTTCAGATctaaagagaagaaggaaagtcCGAGAGCTTTATTATAAATTTAGTATTATTACTTCATCAAGCAGAAGAGGAATGAAGTATAAAGTTGTTAAGGCAAGGATTATTTGGAGTATGTGAACAGTACAGTCGCTGCAGACAACTGAGAAAGCTCCCAAGCGCTGCCCCATGCGCGACCCAGAACACTTCTCCCCAGCacacaaagcagagagaagaacagGTTTCTCAGAAGTGGGTTTGGTGTTTTCAATACTCTACATCACCAGataaaaagtgttttgtaaAAACATATACATGTTAAATCCTAAAACACTATATAAAATCCCAGGCCTTCTGAAAGGAAGAAGCATAACCAGGATGTTGGACTGACCTagtggtcatagaatcacagaatggtttgggttggaagggtcctcaaggcccatccagttccaacctcccgctggatcagggggctcacAACGGCTGTGTGACCCTGGCCAGAGAAACACCCATACCCTCAGTAAAAGACATTGTAGAACATCTCTCAAgtcacttaaaatattttctttcatgtagcAATAATTGGACACAATGGCACATCTGGCGTTTATCTCACTCAAGCACGACTGACCAACCTGAAGAGTAGCACAGGTAACGTAGATTTAAAAAGAGACCTCGTTTCAGTGCTTCCCTCTCACAATGAATTTGTGAACACCAAGACAAGCAGAGAATTCCACATTCTTAAGACGAGAGTAACAAATGTTCAATACTATATTACTGAATTTATGACCTTGATCTACAGgaaatgggaaggaaggaaggaatcaAAAGCAGTTCCTGTGGGCACTTTGCTGGGCGTTAACTGACACGCATCAAGTTTTGgtctatttttaattcatttttaatcaaTATCAACATTATGGATCCTACACAGAAACAGAACCGAGCCAAACGTCCTGTCCCCAAGAGAATGGAGCCCggggcagcacagagcagggaccGTCCGCTGCTCCTCCAGCAATCAGGATGGCAGAAGTGAGAGAGAGCCAAAGCTTCACATGGTAACAGTCACGGGAGAAACAAGGGTGTTGGCACAGCGACTTGGAACAGGGAAGAGTGGGAAAAGACCTGTGGCAGGCACTAGTGCTGCAACAGTCAGAAGTAACTGGCACCTCCAGTCTCCACACAGGATCCTTGGGAGGACTGGAAGGCATCTGCTCACCAGAACATAATCCCAGATCTGCCTACTGATGTGTCAGAAAAACACATCACCCCTTGGAAAGCAGTCTGCAAGGCacactggagagctgcacaCAGACTGCTCTCTGGAGCACTGCACCCACAGCTGCCCAACAGGTATCCAGCACTGACACAGAGCCCTCACAAAGCATCCTACTTGAACCACGCTGCAGGGCTTCACACTGTACCTCCCACACCCTCCCACACCACTCGCACTCTAAGATTCACACACGCAGCAGTGCTCTTCACTCTCATGTCCAGTGAGAAGCATGCAGCCACTGGCCTCTGTTTATGTGCTACCCCAGGAACGCTCAGAACTCGGAAAAGAAAGGCCCTTGGATGTGGttttctccacagagctgtgAGATCCCAGATAGAAAGCACAGCCTTGCACAGATTGCTCAATTTAACACCACGAAGAGGCAATTAAACATGGAAGCATGAAGGTAAAAGGAAGAGACAGGTAGTTTTTGAAAGCTAAGGTGccacagaaaacatcttttcgGTATGAATTCTGATGttatttaggaaattaaaaaagttGACCCCAAAGCAGCACCTGATGGCACAGAGAGAGCGCACATCAGTCACATAGCACATGCGATGGAAAACACAAGCCAAAgggtaataaaaaaattaatgaagcaATGAAGACAAAGCAGTGTGAGACATGGCTATTGCAGACAGACGGGTGGCAACGAGGCGAGGTTTGAGAGCTAACCTGACTGGTTAGGGGAGTGGCTCACCAAGTCCCGAATGGGAGGCATGcctacaaaaaaaagcaagagaagtaCAGAAGTGTTACTGATGGAAACCAGCCCGCTGAGAGCAGCCCCTCTGCCGCTCCATGCCCTCACACCATTCCTTAGCACCTGCTTTTCGGGAATGCTTTCCCTTAAGAGCTGTGTCTCAGTCTCACTGACCCTGCTGGGAATGGCCTCACCCCGGTGCTGAGTGCCTCATGGGGAAGGGATGCTGAGAACCCACCCAGCTTCTATCGCAGCACTGAGAGCTCGCCATCAGCACTCTTGCTGCTTCCTCATGTCCAGGTGGAACTTGTGATCCAGTCAGTGCCTGCTGccttttgtcctgtcactgggcttCACTGAGCAGAGCCCGAAACCCTCCTCTTGCCCCCTACCTGTCAGATATTGAAGGGATCCCCTCTCTGGtcactcttctccaggctggacagacCTACgtctccagcttctcctcctaAGAGAGATGTTCCTGTCCTCTCATCATCCCCATagcctctgctggactctctccagtcgttccttgttttcctggagctgggaagcccagaactggacactggACTCCAGACGGGGCATCACCAggtcagagcagaggggaaggagaagcccCCTCACCCTACTGGCCACACTCTTCTCTACACACCCCAGGACACCATCATCCATGAGGAGACATTCTTGGCTCACGGTCAGCTTGGGTGCCCATCAGGACTCCAGgcctgtccctgcagagctgctctccagccagtcAACCCCTCACCTGCACTGGCGCAGGGACTGTTCCTCCCAAGGCACAGAGCCCTACACTTTCCCTTGctgaactccatgaggttctTCTCTGCCCAACTCCCCAGCCTGTTGTCCCCAGTTGGATGTGGAGACACAGGGTTCAAATAAGCGACGTGTTACTCAACCCGCAGAACCACTCCCAGGCACAGCACTTGCAAAAGCGCTGTGGCAGCACCATGCAGGGATGCGCTGACATCTCTCAGCCCAAAGGCTGCCCAGCCACTCCAGCACAAAATCCAGCAAAATTCAGCAATGCTGGGAAGAATGCGAGACACAAATCAGAACCCAACAAGTTACATGTTGGGCTGGTGTTCACAGACAGTGAAATGAAGGACAGGATACTCAAAAAACCtccaaggaggaggaggcttAACAGGTTGTGTAAAGAGCAATACTCCTTAGACTGGTTCAGACATGAATTTGTATTtgaatcagaatcacagaatggtttgggttggaaaggacctcaaagtccatccagttccaccccctaccatgggcagggacacctcccactagatcaggggctccaagcctcatccaacctggcctggaacacctccagggctggggcagccaccactgctttggacaacatgggccagggcctcaccgccctcaaagcaaaacatttcttcctaacatctcatctcaatctcccctctttcagctgaaaaccattccccttgtcctatcactacaggcccttgtaaatagtccctccccagctttcttgtagcccccaCACATGCCAGAGAAGCCTCATCTTAGAAGCTAGCACATGTACAAAAGGTTACTTTAAACCTGACTACAGACAGGAACAAAATTATACAGAAGTATGTTACAAAAATAAGACTGGAAAATAATATCAGCAGCATTCCACACAGGGAACATGGATCCACTGCTTCCAACACTTTAATCgtttactttcattttaaacattGCTTCTGTGAGATTCAGTTCAGAACAGCTCACAATTTAACTAAAATTCAAAATACCAATGCTATttccagaaatcttttttttttttttttttaatcaaagggGCTGGGAGTTACATCTCTTGTGGTGGACAAAACACTGGGGATTCAGTAAAGTTGTAGCAGAAACTATCTGTGAGAACAATTCACATCATCCCTTCTACGCACACATCAAAGAAtaacagtataaaaataagaaagtattTGCCTAATGCAGTAAGCGTTGGCACGCATTAATACCAAATTCCTTTGAAGATCTAGATCCCTGCAAAGagagtttcttcttttccagccaaaaaTAGACAGTCTTTATTGTCCCAAAAACTTTGCTGACCTGCATGCTCACACACTCCCTGAGTGGCAAGTTACGCTTGCGTGACATTTGAGTGCACGGCTCTGAGAGGAGTGTGTGAAGAGAAGGCACAAGCCCAGATAACACATAACACAGGATAACCACACCTTAACAGGGACAAAGGTAAAGGCTGACCCCTTTAGTAAGACAACTAAGCTtcaggagcagaacaaagcaaaactctGACCTAACCACAAAAAGCAACTCTGGTATTGTAACTGAGCAGTGCCCCAGCTGCACCTCCAgacaggaaggagggaaaacCCAAGCACCCCAAGATGCTGTTGAGAAGCTCCAGGAAGCCCTTTCCTCATGGGATCTGAGTATTGAAACTGGATGTTATGTACCATAACATGCGTGCATCAGCTACTGGGATAAAGCCTGGGAATTCAGAATGCAGCAGCAGTCGTACTGGCTTCACGACCTGTTCACAGAGCCGTCCACCAACGGCACCAAGGAGCAACTAAGGGGTCTGACAGTTCAGTACAAACTCACACAAAGATGGTTGAAACTACCCTGTTATATAACGCTACCACACAAGGGAACATCTCACGCTACAGCTTACATTCAAACATTACATTATATTAACTCAAATATGTCATTGATAGTTGAATTCAAACTATGCAATTGCAGTGAAAGGAAACCAAGGTACCTCCCCCTCACCTGGCtgttttttgctgctgctcGGCACTTCTCCGTTGGTCACCAGCTGTTTATTTGGGACAGTGCTGCCTCCTGACTGGCCGTTTAATACTTTAGGAGTAGATCCCAGGTTTGCAGCTATAACTGGTAACTGCTGACCTCGTTTCAGAAGCTGTTTCTGTTCCTGGTGTCGAAATCGCGGTGGTACTTCGCGCGGAGGGTACCGAGGcgagggctgctgctgctgctggctgctggctgtggCCCGCTTGGCATTATTGTTAGTGCTGGTTGCTGTGGAAGTGCCGCTGGAGGGGACGGGCTGAGGCTGGCTGACACTTGTCTTGGTTTGTTCTGGCActgcccccaccc
Coding sequences:
- the TNRC6A gene encoding trinucleotide repeat-containing gene 6A protein isoform X6 gives rise to the protein MRELEAKATKEVERKLSRDFVQEEEEQLMEERKKRKEDKKKKEAAQKKAIEQKIKGVGAVPEQTKTSVSQPQPVPSSGTSTATSTNNNAKRATASSQQQQQPSPRYPPREVPPRFRHQEQKQLLKRGQQLPVIAANLGSTPKVLNGQSGGSTVPNKQLVTNGEVPSSSKKQPGMPPIRDLVSHSPNQSDLNHSGLGSHYENSHWGPVSSNSDSSTNWDKVIVDGSDKEAWPSITGSDPELTSECMDTDSASSSGSERNLVIMASGSTGGESDGIRNGIGHGSQNKFVVGSNSNNVGNGSINGPWGLSHGTIISTCQVSVDAPDSKSESSNNRMNAWGTINSSSNGGLNPSTLNSNGNHGAWPVLENNGHALKGSVGSGNPGTSIQCGTIGQIPSSQSINSKVGSSAHSSWGSLRENGDSEVNGTRKVSFSGQPQNLNAEMNGPNNTTNFMTSSLPNSAGSVQINELPNNTGHGAWRVSTMNHSQIQASPVTNGTSIPHLSNGEAKSSGSYGTTWGAYGSSYSGDKCPGPNSQANGDTVNATLMQPGISGPGSTNFQINGNKGGGVWEAGTVGSQNMPWGSGNSASAGGNRRGWGNPTQNTGTSISNGEWSKLPGNQHSNDSVNVNSRKFTNGWKSAEEEDLNSQSSAASQITEQNSAWAKTGTGDSEGSSESGGCHEDRATTEGQSRERRKVDQHALLQSIVNRTDLDPRVLSNSGWGQTPIKQNTAWDTETSPRGERKTDNGTEAWGGSVTQTSSSGVCVDRPSPNNNDTSSVSGWGDPKSATRWGDSKGSNSQGGWEEDSAATVMVKSNQSWGSGKEEKSSWNDTQKIKQGWGDGQKASQGWAVSASDSWGENSRSNHWGEAKKSSSGGSDSDRSVSGWNEPGKSNSITWGGNNTNPNNSSGWDEPAKPNQNQGWGDPHKSNPPQGWGDSSKPINSPEWNKQDVGSWGAPSATNKAPRSGWLGGPMPAPAKEEEPTGWEEPSPESIRRKMEIDDGTSAWGDPSKYNYKNVNMWNKNVPNSSSSSDQQAQVHQQLLSSSAMSSKESSSGSGWGEPSTPATTVDNGTSAWGKPMDTGTSWGEPISDAAGTSGWGNASLGQQASNKPGPKSMQDSWCGDDMPLAGSRQTSWEEEEDVEIGMWNSGSSQEANPSLNWPPYMKKMPTKGIMKGGNKQDEAWINPFIKQFTNLTFSRESPEETIQSNKMDMSGGLLQDKRMEMDKHGLSVGDYNRVVGKGAGSRPQISKESSMDRGPYFDKDGIVADESQNMQFMSNQNMKLPPSNNALPNQALGSLAGLGMQNLNSVRQNGNPSMFGVGNIAAQPRSMQQPPAQPLNSSQPNPRAQVPPPLLSPQVPVSLLKYAPNSGGLSPLFGPQQVAMLNQLSQLNQLSQISQLQGRSLSMQQQMMQQSRQLDPNLLMKQQTPPSQQQSLHQPTMKSFLENVMPHTTPELQKGPSPINAFSSFPIGMNSNLNVNMDMSSIKEPQSRLRKWTTVDSISVNTSLDQNSSKHGAISSGFRLEESPFVPYDFMNSSNSPASPPGSIGDGWPRAKSPNGSSSVNWPPEFRPGEPWKGYPNIDPETDPYVTPGSVINNLSINTVREVDHLRDRNSGSSSSLNTTLPSTSAWSSIRASNYNVSLSSTAQSTSVARNSDSKSTWSPGSVTNTSLAHELWKVPLPPKSITAPSRPPPGLTGQKPPLSTWDNSLRLGGGWGSSDARYTPGSSWGESSSGRITNWLVLKNLTPQIDGSTLRTLCMQHGPLITFHLNLPHGNALVRYSSKEEVVKAQKSLHMCVLGNTTILAEFASEEEISRFFAQGQSLTPSPGWQSIGSSQNRLGSIDGSHSFSTRNDLNHWNGAGLSGTSSGDLHGTSLWGSPNYSTSLWGAPSSSDTRGMSSPSPINAFLSVDHLGGGGESM